Proteins encoded in a region of the Labeo rohita strain BAU-BD-2019 unplaced genomic scaffold, IGBB_LRoh.1.0 scaffold_107, whole genome shotgun sequence genome:
- the LOC127157423 gene encoding lipopolysaccharide-induced tumor necrosis factor-alpha factor homolog isoform X1: MAGEADLDDLETVEYLEDMEDMEDIEASKAIEALESAPPYPGHPADYAGKDMTHNPGYNPYPNINIAYSSYPEPGVNPNYQRAPNQGMYPQVNSPNPGMYPQVPSPNPGMYPQTTTVTTTVMLPSLRDLPAQTMCPHCKHQVITITDHYSGLMAWLACGCLALIGCWPCCLAPFWMDSCKDVEHRCPNCNNILSFYKRL, encoded by the exons ATGGCCGGAGAAGCCGATTTGGATGATTTGGAAACGGTGGAATATTTGGAGGATATGGAGGATATGGAAGATATAGAGGCTTCGAAAGCCATTGAAGCTCTTGAATCTGCTCCACCCTACCCAGGCCATCCAGCAGACTATGCAGGAAAAGACATGACCCACAACCCAGGATACAATCCATATCCCAATATTAATATAGCATACAGCTCGTACCCAGAGCCAGGAGTTAATCCAAACTATCAGAGAG CTCCAAACCAAGGGATGTATCCTCAAGTTAACA gtcCAAACCCTGGGATGTATCCTCAAGTGCCAA GTCCAAACCCTGGGATGTATCCTCAAACAACCA CCGTAACAACCACAGTGATGCTCCCCAGCCTGCGTGATTTACCCGCACAAACCATGTGCCCTCACTGTAAGCACCAAGTGATCACTATAACAGATCACTACTCTGGACTCATGGCCTGGCTGGCCTGCGGCTGTCTTGCCCTCATTGG GTGCTGGCCGTGCTGTCTAGCACCTTTCTGGATGGACTCATGTAAAGATGTTGAGCATCGCTGCCCAAACTGCAACAACATCTTGTCTTTCTACAAGCGCCTGTGA
- the LOC127157423 gene encoding lipopolysaccharide-induced tumor necrosis factor-alpha factor homolog isoform X2: protein MAGEADLDDLETVEYLEDMEDMEDIEASKAIEALESAPPYPGHPADYAGKDMTHNPGYNPYPNINIAYSSYPEPGVNPNYQRAPNQGMYPQVNSPNPGMYPQTTTVTTTVMLPSLRDLPAQTMCPHCKHQVITITDHYSGLMAWLACGCLALIGCWPCCLAPFWMDSCKDVEHRCPNCNNILSFYKRL from the exons ATGGCCGGAGAAGCCGATTTGGATGATTTGGAAACGGTGGAATATTTGGAGGATATGGAGGATATGGAAGATATAGAGGCTTCGAAAGCCATTGAAGCTCTTGAATCTGCTCCACCCTACCCAGGCCATCCAGCAGACTATGCAGGAAAAGACATGACCCACAACCCAGGATACAATCCATATCCCAATATTAATATAGCATACAGCTCGTACCCAGAGCCAGGAGTTAATCCAAACTATCAGAGAG CTCCAAACCAAGGGATGTATCCTCAAGTTAACA GTCCAAACCCTGGGATGTATCCTCAAACAACCA CCGTAACAACCACAGTGATGCTCCCCAGCCTGCGTGATTTACCCGCACAAACCATGTGCCCTCACTGTAAGCACCAAGTGATCACTATAACAGATCACTACTCTGGACTCATGGCCTGGCTGGCCTGCGGCTGTCTTGCCCTCATTGG GTGCTGGCCGTGCTGTCTAGCACCTTTCTGGATGGACTCATGTAAAGATGTTGAGCATCGCTGCCCAAACTGCAACAACATCTTGTCTTTCTACAAGCGCCTGTGA